The genomic segment GATTACTTTATTTGTGCAGCATTTTCGTTTTTATAAGCACAAAGAGTTATAAAAACGTAAGTTTTTTGAGCCGTTTTAAATATTTTTCGTATCTTTGCGCTTACATTTCGAAATTGCCCATCAGCAACTGTTCGATGTATTATCAAAGCAAACAATAAAAAGAATATTTTATGGACGAAGCAATCAAACAAATCGGTGAAAGGCTGAAAGGTCTCCGCGAGGTTCTCAATATTCCTGCCGAGGAAATTGCAGAACTGTGCGAAATCAGTCTTGATCATTACCTCAAGATAGAATCCGGCGAGGCGGATCCTTCTGTTTATCGCCTGTCAAAAATCTCTAAGCGATACGGCATCGACCTCGACGTATTGCTCTTCGGCGAGGAACCTCGCATGAAGGGATACTACGTTACCCGCAAGGGACAGGGACCGGAAATAGACCGCAACAACCAGTATAAATACCAGAGCCTTGCCGTAGGATTCAAGGATAGAAAGGTGAATCCGTTCATGGTACAGGTGGATCCATTGCCAGGCGACAAGAAGCCGAACAAGAACGGACACGACGGACAGGAATATGATTATGTGATAGAGGGACAGCTGGAAGTTACCATCGAAGAAA from the Segatella copri genome contains:
- a CDS encoding helix-turn-helix domain-containing protein, whose product is MDEAIKQIGERLKGLREVLNIPAEEIAELCEISLDHYLKIESGEADPSVYRLSKISKRYGIDLDVLLFGEEPRMKGYYVTRKGQGPEIDRNNQYKYQSLAVGFKDRKVNPFMVQVDPLPGDKKPNKNGHDGQEYDYVIEGQLEVTIEEKVMVLNPGDSIYFDSSKSHCFRSLNGEPAKFLCIII